A single region of the Coregonus clupeaformis isolate EN_2021a unplaced genomic scaffold, ASM2061545v1 scaf1868, whole genome shotgun sequence genome encodes:
- the LOC121561292 gene encoding hydrolethalus syndrome protein 1 homolog isoform X2 produces the protein MENLDFSEDEIQQQLEALGYNNIPRHRLREFKRDLDELIRHEKSKSHSSSELNSTRSQSTTFKSPPAVTKVKVHQDNTTTFRNVFAQDGPSHHERQVLTSTYSRDNSNYGARQEYDSYTQHSVAPKYQRPSTAPNRLEVVPDQTDLQQLSFAVSQSSTPDRDTGAHGRPFIKRKVLRKHQGQVHICDESTHSEDSGAVSGLEERLGSMSTHQESELESEDAGSLSDRSESDRLSSAFKAYIRGMARSRSESDVRPRPKSFIRPVMDHPHTKNLKKTDPVAKYFQYKQDWEMFKAPGEKDRKALHWEIREQLTYKPQPPKPQRVFVPNTYVVPTEKKRSALRWEIRHDLANGLLPPTNYRL, from the exons ATGGAAAACCTGGATTTCTCAGAGGATGAAATTCAACAACAGTTGGAGGCACTTGGTTACAACAACATACCAAGACACAGACTGCGTGAATTCAAAAGAG atctaGATGAACTGATCCGACATGAAAAATCAAAGAGCCACTCATCCAGTGAATTGAACTCTACAAGATCTCAAAGCACCACCTTCAAAAGTCCTCCTGCAGTCACCAAGGTTAAAG TACACCAGGATAACACCACAACCTTCAGAAATGTGTTTGCGCAGGATGGTCCATCACACCATGAAAGACAG GTGCTAACCTCCACATACAGCAGAGACAACAGTAACTATGGTGCCAGACAGGAGTATGACTCCTACACTCAGCACTCTGTTGCCCCCAAGTACCAGCGCCCCTCAACAGCCCCTAATAGGCTGGAAGTGGTTCCAGACCAAACTGACCTCCAGCAGTTATCGTTCGCTGTCAGTCAGTCGTCCACCCCAGACCGAGACACAGGAGCGCATGGGAGACCCTTTATCAAGAGGAAAGTCCTTAG GAAACATCAAGGCCAAGTTCACATCTGCGATGAATCAACGCATAGTGAGGATTCAG GTGCAGTGAGTGGGCTGGAGGAGCGTCTGGGGTCCATGTCCACCCACCAGGAGTCTGAGCTGGAGAGTGAGGACGCAGGCAGTCTGAGTGACAGGTCTGAGTCAGACCGTCTCTCTAGTGCCTTCAAAGCCTACATCAGAGGCATG GCCAGATCTCGGAGCGAGAGTGACGTCAGACCCCGGCCCAAGTCGT TTATCCGCCCAGTGATGGATCATCCTCACACCAAAAACCTGAAGAAGACAGACCCAGTGGCAAA GTATTTCCAGTACAAGCAGGACTGGGAAATGTTCAAGGCGCCAGGAGAGAAGGATAGGAAAGCACTGCACTGGGAGATCAGG GAACAGCTCACGTACAAACCCCAACCA CCGAAGCCTCAGAGAGTATTTGTGCCCAACACCTACGTGGTGCCTACAGAGAAGAAACGCTCCGCCCTGAGGTGGGAAATACGACATGACTTGGCCAATGGACTCCTACCGCCAACCAACTATAGACTCTAG
- the LOC121561291 gene encoding 39S ribosomal protein L4, mitochondrial, with translation MFRISVTVCGRGIFKRLASSFSGENALPSNLRIPSNLVDRARAKRPPPPADSSLPVLRRCDAAVPLHLSPVQTWVETLERRDSKQLCLVDLHPDVFAVPTRIDILHEVELWQRNFKRISRAHTKVRSEVSGGGKKPWRQKGSGKARHGSIRSPIWRGGGVSHGPRGPTSFYYMLPMKVRVQGLKIVLSSKLAQDYLHVVDTLNIPTPDPQYLMDLIRYRHWGESVLIVDAGEELPENILQATESLKTVNVIPAIGLNVHSMLKHEVLVLTLEAVTFLEKKLLWHDERFTPLYPFKLPYTDLP, from the exons ATGTTTCGTATATCAGTTACAGTGTGTGGTCGAGGCATTTTTAAAAGG TTGGCTTCATCTTTCTCTGGAGAGAATGCTCTACCCTCAAATTTACGCATCCCTTCCAATCTCGTGGACCGTGCAAGAGCAA AGAGGCCCCCTCCTCCAGCAGACTCCAGTCTTCCTGTGTTGAGGAGGTGTGATGCTGCCGTCCCTTTACACCTGAGCCCAGTACAGACATGGGTGGAGACGTTGGAGAGGCGGGACAGTAAACAGTTGTGTTTGGTTGACCTCCACCCTGATGTCTTTGCAGTCCCTACCAG GATTGACATACTCCATGAAGTTGAACTCTGGCAGAGAAATTTCAAGAGAATT aGCCGTGCCCACACTAAGGTCAGGTCGGAGGTGAGCGGTGGAGGAAAGAAACCCTGGAGACAGAAGGGAAGTGGCAAAGCAAGACATGGAAGCATCAGGTCACCTAtatggagaggag GTGGTGTTTCTCATGGACCCAGAGGACCAACCAGTTTTTACTACATGTTGCCCATGAAAGTACGTGTTCAAGGACTAAAAATTGTTCTCAGCTCCAAACTGGCCCAG GATTATCTCCATGTGGTTGACACTCTGAACATCCCCACACCTGACCCACAGTACCTCATGGACCTCATCAGATACCGACACTGGGGGGAGTCTGTTTTGATAGTGGATGC GGGCGAAGAGCTTCCTGAGAACATCCTTCAGGCCACTGAGAGCTTGAAGACTGTGAATGTCATTCCAGCCATAG GCCTGAACGTTCATAGCATGCTAAAACACGAGGTCCTGGTCCTCACCCTGGAAGCAGTGACGTTTCTGGAAAAAAAGCTGCTTTGGCACGACGAACGCTTCACACCGCTGTACCCATTCAAACTCCCCTACACTGACCTGCCTTGA
- the LOC121561292 gene encoding DNA ligase 1 isoform X1 gives MYKMYDSQWDEESEDENSSLNSAFWSDGEGEEEKVEQYNQEDTEPNRTTEHAQEEPPVVEPPVEESPKETEQEERRGERAKRGEKERFDDEEGYSTRAGSPALSLVTSGYGTYRPDSSAKDDPEGEDYRDDCTIAEFDRESQGLSEMRDGDEDDQSLANCDGDGKEDTTDLQSCEDAGLRTKLEDSQSLSNMAYCDDHPPVELESKDRTDVNYCEDDYALAQTENDKAALDGIYPEDSSLTECKDDERPTREGYSKEDGKEEKGAEDEQEREDLESLASNEDMKLIDSKSTKTYKEWEDNRRHKRGAVSGLEERLGSMSTHQESELESEDAGSLSDRSESDRLSSAFKAYIRGMARSRSESDVRPRPKSFIRPVMDHPHTKNLKKTDPVAKYFQYKQDWEMFKAPGEKDRKALHWEIREQLTYKPQPPKPQRVFVPNTYVVPTEKKRSALRWEIRHDLANGLLPPTNYRL, from the exons ATGTATAAAATGTATGACAGTCAGTGGGACGAAGAGAGTGAGGACGAGAATAGCTCCCTGAACTCCGCTTTCTGGTCCgacggagagggggaggaggagaaggttgAGCAATACAACCAGGAAGACACAGAGCCCAACAGAACCACTGAACACGCACAAGAGGAGCCACCTGTCGTAGAGCCACCTGTCGAGGAGAGTCCAAAGGAAACAGAACAGGAGGAGCGTAGAGGAGAAAGGGCTAAGCGGGGCGAAAAGGAAAGGTTTGATGACGAGGAGGGTTACAGCACTCGTGCTGGGAGCCCGGCGCTGAGCTTAGTGACATCTGGCTATGGCACCTACAGGCCAGACTCCTCAGCTAAGGACGACCCGGAGGGAGAAGACTATCGAGACGACTGTACCATAGCTGAGTTTGACAGAGAAAGCCAGGGCCTTTCTGAGATGAGAGATGGCGATGAAGACGACCAGTCGCTTGCCAATtgtgatggtgatggtaaggAGGATACCACTGatctacagagctgtgaggaCGCCGGGTTGAGGACAAAGTTGGAAGACAGTCAAAGCCTCTCAAATATGGCATATTGTGACGATCATCCTCCTGTTGAATTGGAGAGCAAAGACCGCACTGATGTCAACTACTGTGAAGATGACTATGCATTGGCTCAGACTGAAAATGACAAGGCAGCATTAGATGGGATATATCCTGAAGATAGTTCTCTCACTGAGTGCAAAGACGATGAGAGGCCCACTAGAGAAGGATATAGTAAGGAAGACGGTAAAGAAGAGAAAGGAGCGGAGGATGAGCAGGAGAGGGAGGATCTGGAGTCACTGGCGAGCAATGAAGATATGAAGTTAATTGATTCCAAGTCTACTAAGACTTATAAAGAGTGGGAGGATAACAGAAGACACAAAAGGG GTGCAGTGAGTGGGCTGGAGGAGCGTCTGGGGTCCATGTCCACCCACCAGGAGTCTGAGCTGGAGAGTGAGGACGCAGGCAGTCTGAGTGACAGGTCTGAGTCAGACCGTCTCTCTAGTGCCTTCAAAGCCTACATCAGAGGCATG GCCAGATCTCGGAGCGAGAGTGACGTCAGACCCCGGCCCAAGTCGT TTATCCGCCCAGTGATGGATCATCCTCACACCAAAAACCTGAAGAAGACAGACCCAGTGGCAAA GTATTTCCAGTACAAGCAGGACTGGGAAATGTTCAAGGCGCCAGGAGAGAAGGATAGGAAAGCACTGCACTGGGAGATCAGG GAACAGCTCACGTACAAACCCCAACCA CCGAAGCCTCAGAGAGTATTTGTGCCCAACACCTACGTGGTGCCTACAGAGAAGAAACGCTCCGCCCTGAGGTGGGAAATACGACATGACTTGGCCAATGGACTCCTACCGCCAACCAACTATAGACTCTAG